From one Perca flavescens isolate YP-PL-M2 chromosome 19, PFLA_1.0, whole genome shotgun sequence genomic stretch:
- the cnpy3 gene encoding protein canopy homolog 3 — protein sequence MILAAYLFFSVFLSAGAAKIGGDDDWVHLANKCEVCKFVSIEMKSAFDETGKTKEVIDTNYRFIDGKGAPPVKYVKSDLRFIEVVENVCQRLLEYNLHKERSGSNRFAKGMSETFSTLHGLVNKGVNVVMDIPFELWNETSAEVADLKKQCDVMIEEYEDVIEDWYRGSQEEDLTKHLCEKHVLKGQDAACLNENWTPKKKGDQAAIAEDKKKKKKKKGGKKGEGGDGGSEGEKATKKKKEKKVKKKKKRKAPVEKTDGGVSSDEEIQPQMPLSGQKTEL from the exons ATGATTTTGGCGGCGTACTTGTTTTTCTCGGTGTTTTTGTCGGCCGGAGCAGCTAAGATTGGAGGGGATGACGACTGGGTTCATCTTGCTAACAAATGTGAAG TCTGTAAGTTTGTCAGCATCGAGATGAAGTCGGCTTTCGATGAGACAGGGAAGACCAAGGAAGTCATCGACACGAACTACCGCTTCATAGACGGCAAGGGGGCGCCGCCAGTCAAATATGTCAAGTC agACCTCAGATTCATCGAAGTTGTAGAAAATGTGTGTCAGAGGCTGTTAGAGTACAATCTACACAAGGAGAGAAGTGGAAGTAACCGCTTTGCCAAG GGCATGTCCGAGACCTTTTCCACGCTTCACGGTTTGGTGAATAAAGGTGTGAACGTGGTGATGGATATTCCCTTCGAGCTGTGGAACGAGACTTCGGCGGAAGTGGCCGATCTTAAAAAACAG tgcgaCGTGATGATAGAGGAGTATGAGGACGTGATTGAGGACTGGTACAGAGGAAGCCAGGAGGAAGACCTGACCAAGCATTTGTGTGAGAAACACGTTCTGAAAGGACAAGacgcag CCTGTCTGAACGAGAACTGGACCCCAAAGAAGAAGGGAGACCAGGCAGCCATTGCggaggacaagaagaagaagaaaaagaagaagggagggaagaagggagagggaggagacggCGGCTCGGAGGGAGAGAAGGCgaccaagaagaagaaggagaagaaggtgaagaagaagaaaaagcgcAAAGCTCCGGTGGAGAAGACAGACGGAGGGGTGTCGTCGGACGAGGAGATCCAGCCACAGATGCCTCTGTCTGGGCAGAAGACGGAGCTGTGA